The DNA window TAGTCGAACGCGTCCGCGCAATCGACGACTAGTAGAACGTGTCCGCGCAGTCGTAGACGACGCCGTGCTGCGGGCAGACGTACTTGCAGTGGCGGTGGAACATCGACGCACCGCACAGCGGACAGGGCCGTCCCTTCGGCGTCTCCTCCATGGGGGAACAACGACGCCCGACCGGTATCACGTTTTCCGTCCGCGAGCGTCGCGTCGGGTCGCCGCTCGGTTTATCTTCAACCATCCCATATTCGGTTAGCATCACACAGTTGGGAGAGATTTGGAAAAGAGTAGGAGAGATTTGGAAGAGAGTGGGCGAGAGTTCGAAAAACGGCTATCTAACGGGACGCGGTCGGTTCGGATATGCGATTCAAACGCATACACGTGCTGGCAGTCGTACTGATGATTTGTGCCGTCCCCGCGACGGTGAGCGCGGCGACGGCCGCGAACGACGTTTCGAGCGCGCCGCTCGCGCAACAGACGACCACCACGGACACGATGGGCAACGGGACCATGGACGACAACATGACCACGACGACGGACTCCATGGACGACGGGATGAGCGATGACCAGATGACGACGACCGAGACGATGGACGACGGCATGGGCGACGACAACATGACGGACGGGACGATGACCGATGACAACATGACCGATGACAACATGACCGATGACAACATGACCGATGACAACATGAGTGACACCACGACCGACGGAATGAACGACGGCGAGGAGGGCGGAAACTCGGACACTTCCTTGCCCGGATTCGGCATCGTGGTCGCGCTCGTCGCGCTCGTCGGCGGCGCGCTGTACATCGCACGGAACCGGTGAACCATGACCGCAGAACAGTCCCCCACGAACTCGCTCGCGGACGTGGCGGCCGACGGAGCGGTCGCTCTCGCCGCGGGCGTCGCCGCCGTCGCCGGGTCGTACGCCGTGGTCGGCTTCACCCCGTCGTTCGTCGCCGCGCCGGTCAGCGATTTCGTGGTCGCAACGACGCCCAGCGCCGTCATCGCGTGGTCGATACAGACGCTCGGCGACCTCGGCGACCAACTCGGGTTCCTGCTGGCGCTCGTCCTGACCGCTCTCCTCTTCGCGGTGACGGCGGCGGTCGGCGTGCGAATAGCCGACGCCGCCGACCTCCCTGCCGCGCCGGTCGCCGGACTCCTCTGTGTCGCACCCGCGCTGGCGTTGACCGGCGCTCCCGGTTCCGCGCTGGCCGCCGGAGCGGGTGCCGGGTTCGTCGTCGCGGTGGCTCGATTCGGTGCGACGGAGACGGAATCGGTCTCCGAAACGCGGCGGAGCATCCTCCGAGCCATCGCCGGGGCGGTCGCGGTCGGTGCCGTCGGCGGCGCGCTCGGGTCCGGGAAGGGCGGCGACGCGCCGAAGCAGACGGGACCAGTCAGCGCTGACGTGGAGTCGCTCCTCGACGAAGCCGACGCGAAATCGCTCTCCATCGACGGTCTCGAAGGGCTAGTGAGCCAAGAGTTCTATCAGGTGGACATCAACAGCGTGGACCCGGTGGTGTCCGCGGAAGACTGGGACCTCCGGGTGAC is part of the Haladaptatus paucihalophilus DX253 genome and encodes:
- a CDS encoding HVO_2523 family zinc finger protein, which translates into the protein MEETPKGRPCPLCGASMFHRHCKYVCPQHGVVYDCADTFY
- a CDS encoding PGF-CTERM sorting domain-containing protein, whose translation is MRFKRIHVLAVVLMICAVPATVSAATAANDVSSAPLAQQTTTTDTMGNGTMDDNMTTTTDSMDDGMSDDQMTTTETMDDGMGDDNMTDGTMTDDNMTDDNMTDDNMTDDNMSDTTTDGMNDGEEGGNSDTSLPGFGIVVALVALVGGALYIARNR